One window of the Salminus brasiliensis chromosome 1, fSalBra1.hap2, whole genome shotgun sequence genome contains the following:
- the vrtn gene encoding vertnin, whose protein sequence is MIPRKEVVLSMLGELQEATESMGLDVLIKVALEVEQVLAPFHLPVALCTEISSWMGVDGVAHRLYPADAPAGLLPLVCKGEGNLLFDAASMLLVGSTSLSLELQVRTVVEMLLWKQYYLCGMIDSKVMLQAARFSLCAEESQDMLKLPMQVLEAIFDADVKASCFPGSFANMWHVYALSSVLQCNIYSIYPMYNPKIRPYFNRLIRPRTCPMDNEPFTLHIMWSGELEAGSIFKPHNFVALIHASDLKIGSPSSEQRLPSVKPQDLPSQDLQLSYSTLKDKFNITKSTFYRWRRQSTEYHKKSVARYEAKHFFQACYKEGKLIPQHQFREFFPEISRSTYYAWKHELMSTGSIASGGSTGELSPGDSIEQDYWSSPEIKKQPSQETFASMQALKSEKLEGDRAQNVALMQEAKKSLQNCIATNTSFPYRIFKRRFPGISRSTYYNWRREAMLFTPFKDLSGNDEESSDADKTQSPKEKLSPALLESRRVTPRVRISRRSQKSLKLIYLQKKKLREEAKAYVQNSKMSLFKFKLKFPFISSSYYWLWRHSLNNKAQKKPELGFETYEPKREDVSAADLLKRVGSPSRFPFDGTLDYLNRQAVSPTEFTLPEFHLSDKTSNEQMFVMDVVALANFKAKAKLFLQQRFEEKSFPTFKEFRSYFPLTPRSTYYMWKRALHHGVPLVHG, encoded by the coding sequence ATGATTCCGAGGAAGGAGGTGGTCCTCTCCATGCTGGGGGAGCTTCAGGAGGCCACTGAGTCTATGGGCTTGGATGTTCTGATTAAAGTGGCTCTGGAAGTGGAGCAGGTCCTCGCCCCCTTCCATCTCCCTGTAGCGCTTTGCACAGAGATCTCCTCGTGGATGGGTGTTGATGGAGTGGCTCACAGACTGTACCCAGCTGATGCACCAGCTGGATTGCTTCCTCTGGTCTGCAAAGGGGAGGGCAACCTGCTGTTTGATGCTGCCAGCATGCTACTGGTGGGCTCCACAAGCCTGAGCTTGGAGCTGCAAGTGAGGACAGTGGTGGAAATGCTGCTATGGAAGCAGTACTACCTTTGCGGCATGATCGACTCGAAGGTGATGCTGCAGGCGGCCAGATTTTCCCTCTGCGCCGAGGAATCCCAGGACATGCTCAAGCTTCCTATGCAGGTGCTAGAAGCAATCTTTGATGCAGATGTCAAGGCTTCATGTTTTCCCGGCTCTTTTGCGAACATGTGGCATGTCTACGCACTGTCTTCTGTCCTCCAGTGCAACATATACTCCATTTACCCCATGTATAATCCGAAGATCAGGCCGTATTTTAATCGTCTCATTCGCCCCAGAACATGCCCAATGGATAATGAGCCATTCACCCTCCATATTATGTGGTCAGGTGAGTTGGAAGCAGGCTCCATATTCAAACCCCACAACTTTGTTGCCCTAATTCATGCCAGTGACCTCAAGATTGGAAGCCCCAGTAGCGAACAGCGGTTGCCGTCTGTAAAGCCCCAAGATTTACCAAGTCAGGACTTGCAGTTGTCTTACTCCACTCTCAAAGACAAGTTCAACATCACAAAAAGCACCTTCTATCGTTGGAGGAGGCAAAGCACAGAGTACCACAAGAAGTCAGTCGCCAGATATGAGGCCAAACACTTCTTTCAGGCCTGCTACAAGGAAGGGAAGCTCATACCACAGCACCAGTTTAGGGAGTTCTTTCCAGAAATCTCCAGATCTACATACTACGCCTGGAAACATGAACTCATGTCCACTGGCAGTATCGCTTCTGGAGGCTCAACTGGAGAGCTGAGCCCAGGAGATAGCATTGAACAAGACTACTGGTCATCTCCAGAGATCAAGAAACAGCCCAGTCAGGAAACCTTTGCCAGCATGCAAGCCCTCAAGTCTGAGAAACTAGAGGGAGATCGGGCTCAGAATGTGGCCCTGATGCAGGAAGCAAAGAAAAGCCTTCAAAATTGCATTGCCACAAACACCTCATTCCCCTACCGAATCTTCAAAAGAAGATTTCCAGGAATCTCTAGATCCACATATTACAACTGGAGGAGGGAAGCCATGTTGTTCACACCTTTCAAAGATCTCTCGGGGAATGATGAAGAAagttcagatgcagacaaaacTCAGAGTCCCAAGGAGAAGCTGTCGCCAGCTTTGCTAGAGAGCCGCAGGGTAACCCCCAGAGTCAGGATCTCCAGACGCAGTCAAAAGAGTCTCAAGCTGATCTACCTGCAGAAGAAAAAACTAAGAGAGGAAGCCAAAGCATATGTTCAGAACTCAAAGATGTCACTGTTCAAATTTAAGCTCAAGTttcccttcatctcctcttCTTACTACTGGCTTTGGAGACATTCCCTCAACAATAAAGCTCAGAAAAAGCCTGAACTGGGTTTTGAGACATATGAGCCTAAAAGAGAGGATGTAAGTGCTGCAGATCTGTTAAAACGGGTGGGAAGCCCATCCCGGTTTCCTTTTGATGGAACCCTGGATTACCTAAATAGGCAGGCAGTCAGCCCCACTGAATTCACCCTGCCTGAATTCCATCTGTCTGACAAGACCAGCAATGAACAAATGTTTGTGATGGATGTTGTGGCATTAGCCAATTTCAAGGCCAAGGCTAAACTGTTCCTGCAGCAGCGCTTTGAAGAAAAGTCTTTCCCTACTTTCAAAGAGTTCAGATCCTACTTCCCTCTCACTCCACGCTCCACGTATTACATGTGGAAAAGGGCACTGCATCATGGCGTGCCATTAGTTCATGGCTGA